The window TGATGGTGACCGGTGGCGCTTCAATGGGGAGGAGCAGGTCCGGCCAGGCGGGTTCGGCAGGCTCTTCCTCCCAAGCGCGCGGAAGCGGCGGAATGGATGCGGGTCCATTGCGGTACAAGATGGCCCCCGGGAAGTTGGCGGGGGCCAGCGGGTGAAAGAGTTCCGTGGAGGCCTCGGCGGGGCTCACCGCGAGCCATCCCCCGGCTCCGAGCGCCCGCCGGAGCCGGGCCGTGGCCGCCCGCTGGGCCCCGCGGGTGAAGTACATGAGGACGTTCCGGCAGAGGATCAAGTCCATGGAGGACGTGTTGGTCAGCAGGGAGGGATAGACGTCCGCCGCCAGGTTGAGGGGGGCGAAGGCGACCATCCGGCGGATCCCCGGGTCCAGCTCGAAGGTCTGGGCATCCCGCCGGCGGAAGTGCCTGTCCCGGATCCACTGCGGGGTCTCGCGGAGGGACCATTCCCGGTAGAGCCCCCGGCGGGCGGATTCGAGGGCCTCCAGGTTGATGTCCGTCGCCAGGACGGTCAGGGACCAGGCGGATCGGTCGGGGAGGAGGCGATCCAGCAGGATGGCGAGCGTGTAGGGTTCCTCCCCGGTGGAACACCCGGCGCTCCAGAGCCGAAGACGAAAGACCCCCTCCGCCCGGCGGGCCGCGATGAGGGCGGGAAGGACATCCTGTTCAAGCGCCTCGACGCTGGCACGGTCGCGGAAGAAGTAGGTTTCCCCCACCGTAAGCCAGCCGGCCAGCCGGCCCCATTCCTGGCTCTCGTCGGGCAAGGTCTCAATCCACGCCAGATACGCCTCCAGCGTCGGGAGCGGCGACGTCTTCCAAGCCCGCACGAGACCTTGTTCGAGATCCGCCTGGCGTCTTTCCCGGAAATCCAGGCCCAGCCGGCTGGCGGCCAACTCTCGTGCCCGGG of the Candidatus Tectomicrobia bacterium genome contains:
- a CDS encoding tetratricopeptide repeat protein, whose protein sequence is MLAPDVGSRARELAASRLGLDFRERRQADLEQGLVRAWKTSPLPTLEAYLAWIETLPDESQEWGRLAGWLTVGETYFFRDRASVEALEQDVLPALIAARRAEGVFRLRLWSAGCSTGEEPYTLAILLDRLLPDRSAWSLTVLATDINLEALESARRGLYREWSLRETPQWIRDRHFRRRDAQTFELDPGIRRMVAFAPLNLAADVYPSLLTNTSSMDLILCRNVLMYFTRGAQRAATARLRRALGAGGWLAVSPAEASTELFHPLAPANFPGAILYRNGPASIPPLPRAWEEEPAEPAWPDLLLPIEAPPVTITPVVPLQSALSEEEAPEPAPGTETLLQEARTLAGRGELEKARQLCGAALAQERLNAEAYLLLAEICQEQGEISAALEALRTAIYLTPDSVPAHFLLGGLLLRQGDHRQGRRAMETVVRLLEPVPHDEVVPGCDGLTARRLRETARACLELQAMDGQNGTQRVPRRERVR